The Streptomyces sp. ICC1 DNA window CCGACACTCCCGAAGACGCGCCGCCGGCGGGCACGAGGTCATTAGGCTGACCGTGTGTTCACCTCAGAGGGCCCGACCCTGCGCGAACTGGCCGTACAGGCCCTGTCCTCCGTCGAGCGGGGCTACGACCTGCTGGCGCCCAAGTTCGACCGGACCCCCTTCCGCACCCCCGACCGGATGCTCGACGCCGTCGAGGAGACCCTCGCGCAGCGGGAGGGCTCCTTCGCCACCGGGCTCGACGTGTGCTGCGGTACGGGCGCCGGCCTCGGGATGCTGCGCCGGCTGTGCCGGGGCCGGGTGACGGGCGTGGACCTGAGCGCGGGGATGCTGGCCGAGGCCGGGCTCGCCCACCCCGAGGAGCGCGTGGACCTGCTGCGGGCCGACGCGCGGGCCCTGCCGGCCGGGCTCCGGGACTCGTACGACCTGGCGGTCAGCTTCGGCGCCTTCGGGCACTTCCTGCCGGCCGAGCGGCCCGCGGTCTTCGCCGGGGTCCACGCGGCCCTGCGCCCCGGCGGCGTCTTCGCCTTCCCGATCGGCGCCCCGATCCCGCCGAGCCGCCCGGCCTGGTGGGCGCTGACCGGCTTCGACGCGGCGATGCGCGTGCGCAATGCCGTCCGGCGGCCGCCGTTCGTCATGTACTACCGGACCTTCCCCTTCGGGCCCGTACGCGCTGACCTGCGCGCGGCGGGCTTCACCGTGGAGACCGTCCCCCTGACCCCCTTCGGCCGGCGCGCGGACGGCACCCCCCACTGGCGGCTGGTCCTGGCCCGGAAGGCGGCGTAGATGAGCGACCCGCAGACCGCGTTCCCGCTCCCCCGGGGCGCGACGGGCTTCCGCCACGTCAGCGAACCACCGCTGCCGGACACCGACCCCGAGGACTGCCGCACCGCCTGGCAGGCGGCCGCCCTGGCGGCCGGCGGACGGGTCGACGACTTCGTGGAGGAGTGCTACCCGCAGAACTTCCACAGCGCCACGCTCACCGACCGGGAGGGCGCCGCGCACGTCGCCCTCTTCCACGTCCACCACCCGCTGGTCGCCTTCGTGGACGAACGCCGCTTCGGCTACACGGACGAGTTCCAGGACCCCCCGCCCTGGGCGGCCACCCTCACCGACTCCGGCTTCACCGTCCTGCCCGCCACGCTCCTGCGCTCCCCGTTCTCGGAGGCGGACACCTCGGCCCTCGCGGAGACGGAGCGGAGCGAGATCGACTACTGGCAACCACACACCATCGGCACGGCCGTCTTCAACATGTGGGACTGACGGCCGCCGGTCGCCACACGAGGGCCGGTAGGCCGGGCCCTCACGGTCACCCTCCGGCACCTGCGACGGCGTCAGACGGATGGCATGTTCGACAGATTCTCCGCCCACGTCGAGGAGTTGTGGAGCCGAGGTCGCGACGTACGGGAAGTGGAGCGAGATGCCCAGGCGTGACTACGAGGACGACCCCCGAGCCCCCAAGGCGAACAGCCTCGTGCCCGCCGCCTCGGCCGTCGTCGTGGACGAGGGCGGGCGCATCCTCTTGCAGCGACGCGCCGACAACGGGATGTGGGCTCTGCCCGGCGGGAAGATGGAGCTCGGCGAATCCGTCGGGGATTGCGCCATCCGGGAGACCTTCGAGGAGACGGGGGTGACGGTCGAGATCGTCGGGATCGTCGGGACGTACACCAACCCGGGCCACGTCTTCTCCTACGACGACGGCGAGGTGCGGCAGGAGTTCTCGATCTGCCTCCTCGCCCGGCCCACCGGAGGAAGCCTGCGCGTGTCGGACGAGTCGTTCGAGGTGGCGTGGTTCGCGCCGGAGGCCGTGGACGGCCTGCCGATGGTGCCGAGCATCCGCAAGCGCATCGACGACTGGAGGGCCGGCCGGGGACCCGTCGTCCGCTGATCTGCGCACGGGCAGACGTTGCGGCAGATCAACTGCCGCGCCCTGGCGTTCAGTAGCCGGGCCGGGCCGGGACGACGGGGGCGTCGGTCGCGCTCCGGGCACCCGGAAACACTGGATCGTCGTCAGGTCCGCGCGCTGAGGCGCGGGGCGAACTTGCGTGCGGGAGGCCGGGGTTGCCGGGTCGTGGTGGGGCGCGTCCCGGTGGGGCCCGATGCTTCTTTTGGTTCAAGTACTGGGAGAAAGAACTCATCCCAAACCCCACCAGGCCTCCCGCTGCGCGGGCTCTCACTCACACGGGTGAATCGGCCAACTGAGGTGGATTTCGCGGTGGTTGTCTGGCATATGCTCGCCCCGACAACTCAGACATCAGACATGAGACGGCCCCCGACGGGACTGCGAATCCCGATCGAGGGCCTGACCACACAGGAAGCACAACCTTCCCCATGGCTTCGGTGCACTTTACCGCGCCCACGCGCGCGACATACGGGGTTCGACACTCCAACGTCCGGCTCACCGGGCGGTTCACGGTCGTGAGCAACGACCTCATCCAGCATCCCGAGATGTCGGCCGTCGCGCGGATCCTGGGGATCTACATCCAGTCGCTGCCCGCCGGAACCCCCATCGGGATCAAAGACCTGGTCAAGCAGCTTCCGCTCGGGGAGACCTCGATCGCCAACGGGCTGCGGGAGCTGGTCGCGTTCGGGTATCTGGAGCGGTCGTTGGAGAGCCTGCCGGGTGGACGGATCGTCACCCGTACGGTGTCCTTCAACCACCCCCGAGCGGCGGCCGTCTCCCGTCCCGCCGCCCCTCCCGCCGCCCGTCCCGTCGCCCTTGCCGCAGCTCCGACCGCCCCGCAGCCGGACCCGGAGCCCCGCCCGGACCCGGAGCCCGAGCCCGACCCGGAGCCGGAACCCCGCCGGGCGGGCCGCGACCGCTCCGGGCTGCGGGTTCACGGGCGCCCAGGGCGCGTTGCAGGTGACGGCGCGCCCGTTGGTCTCGCAGTGGGTGTGGTAAAGCGTGCCCGTCTTGGTGAGTGCCTTGACCTTCACGTCGTTGCCCTGGATGGCCAGTGCCACGGAGCAGACGTCGGCCGGATAGCCGGTGACGGGTGCCACGGTGAGGTCGGTCCAGGTGAAATCGCCCCAGAAGCCGGCCATGTCGCGGGTGCGGCGGCCGAGGTGGGTCTTGCCGTCCTTGAGGACCAGGGCGAACTCCTCGGAGTTGTTGGGCATCTGGTTGTCCACCGAGGCGCACGGGCCCTGCGGGCCGGGGCGTCCCTGCGGGCCGACCGGTCCGAGCGGGCCGAGTGCTCCGCCGGTGCCGACGGGACCCGCGGCCCCTTGGCGGCCGGGCGGGCCCGCGAAGCCCTGGGGTCCCGCGGTGCCGGGCAGTCCGGGCAGGCCCTGCGCGCCGGGCGGGCCGGCCGGGCCTGCCGCGCCCTGCTGGCCCTGGGAACCGGCGGGGCCGGTGTCCCCGGTGCGGCCGGGGTCGCCCTTGGGCCCCGGGTCGCCCTTGCGGCCGAGGGGCCCCCGGTCCCCCTTGGAGCCCGCGGCCCCCGACTCGCCCTTGGGGCCCGGCGGGCCGGCGTCGCCCTTGGCCCCGGCTTCGCCCTTGGGTCCCGCCTCGCCCTTGGCCCCGGCCTCGCCCTTGGGCCCGGGGCCGCCCTTCTCCCCCTTGGAACCCGGCGGGCCGGCCGGTCCCTGCGAGCCCCTGGGCCCCTGGGGGCCGGCCTGGCCGGGGCACGGATGGGCGGTCCCCGGAGCCGCTCCGGGGCTCCCGAGCCGGGCGCAGCTCGTACCCGGGCCCCCGGACTCCGGTGCGGAAGCCGCGGCGCGGCCGGCCGGCTCCCCCGCCCCGCCGCCCTCGGAGGCGGCCGCGGGGACCGCGAATCCGCCCAGTGCCACCGCCACCGGCAGCACGAGGCCGCCCGCGAGCCGGGCCCTTCGTCCGGTTCTTGCTGTGGATGACATGCGAGTACCCCTTCGGCGAACGGAATGGTCGTGCGCTCCGGCCGGAGCGAGGGGGAGCATCTCCCGGACGGGGGTCCGATGAAGATCAAAAACGTTAATGTCGCCGCATCGTCAGCGAGTTGGTCCAACGACACGCGGTGGCGGTACGCCGAACAGCGGGGCGGCCGGACGCCCGGACGGGTCCGGTGGGAGCACCGGGCCGCGCGGAACCCTTGGACAGGGGCTGCGCGATGGGCTTCAGTGGTGCCGGGCGCCGCACACGTCGGCCGGGCGCCGTACGGGCCGGTGCCGGCGAGGACAGCGAGGTGTTCGGGGATGCGCGTCATGGTGGTGATGGGCGTGGCCGGGACGGGCAAGACGACCGTGGGCCGGCTGCTCGCCGAAGAGCTCGGCCTTCCGTACGCGGAGGGCGACGACTTCCACCCGGCGGCCAACGTGGCCAAGATGTCGGCCGGCACTCCCCTGGACGACACGGACCGGTGGCCCTGGCTGGACGCCATCGGCGAGTGGATGCGCAACCGGGCCGGCCTCAGCGGCGGGGTCGTCGCCGCCTCCGCCCTCAAGCGCGTCTACCGCGACCGGCTGCGCGCCGCCGCTCCCGGGACCGCGTTCGTCCACCTCACCGGGGAGCGGCCCCTCATCGAGAAGCGGATGGCGGCGCGCAAGGGGCACTTCATGCCCCTCGCGCTGCTGGATTCACAGTTCGCCACGCTGGAGGCGCTCCAGGCGGACGAGGCCGGCGTCCTCGTCGACGTGTCCGGGAGCTCGCAGGAGGTCGCGCACCGCGCCCTCGCCGCCCTGCGGCAGCTCCCCTCGGGCCAGGACCTGTAGGCCGTCTCTTACGGGGTGCCCGGGGGGCGGGGTTCGGCGAGTTGCGCCGCCGCCAGGTCGAAGCCGCCCGCCGCCGTGGCGCAGCGGTCGGCGAGGCCGGCCACCTCGGCGCGCAGCGCGTCGGCCCGCGGGCCCTGCCAGCGCAGGTCGCCCGCGGCGCGGCGCAGGCGCTCGGCGTGCGAGCGCAGGGCCGCCGAGTGGGCGCGCAGGCCGTCGGCCGGGGCAGGTGCGGGGGCGTCCGTCACCGGGACCTCCCCGGGGCGAAGGCGTCGGGGACGCCCGGGACGCCGACGAGATGGCTCCCGGTGACCCGGCCCCGGAAGTCCGCCAGCTCTCGCGCCGCGGACCGCGGGTCGTGGCACACCCGGACGGCCGGGTAGACGGTGGTGAAGTCCCGGCTCGCGGCGAGCAGTACGGCCGCCGGCCCGCCTGGTCCGCGGCCGATCAGGGCGAGTGTGGTTCCGGAGGGCACGAGGCGGCGCAGTGTCGCGGCCACCGTGCGCGCGTAGGCGGCGTACGCGTCGGCGGTGTGCCCGGAGTCGCCCGGCGGACCGGCGAGTTGGACCACGCACCGCTCGGTGCCGTCCGGTCCGGCGACCGTTTGGAGCAGCACGGCGCCACCGGCCCCGGCGATCCGATCGGCGTTGCGCCCGTACCCCGCCGGGGTACCGGTGGTGTCCAGCTCGGCGAGGAGGCCGGGGTCCGGCTCGGCCCAGGCCGGAGCCCGGTCGAAGAAGGCCCGGAAGGCGGCGCCGAGCCCGAGCAGCGGTTCGGCCGCCACGGCCCGGCCGGTGGCGACCTGCCAGCCGGCGTGGTCGTTGAAGGGGTTGTCGTCGGTCAGCGCGCTCCAGGCCAGGATGTCGGCGAAGGACGGGTTCAGCAGGGCGAAAGCGGGTCCGGCGCCCTGTCGGCGCACGAGGTCGCGGAACTCCCGGACGGCGTCGGCCTGCCGGTCCTCCTCGACGGCCCGGAAGACCTCCGCGGCGGCCGGGTCCGCCGGCATCCCCGGATTGCTCGTGCACGCGGCCCGGATCCGGCTCTTGAGGCCGCACACCGCGAGGCTGACGGCGAGGCTCTCCCGGCCGGCGAGCACTCCGGCCAGCCAGCCGGCCCGCGCGACGCCCCGGCCGCGCGGGGCCCAGCCGAGTCCGGCCGGGTCGGCGAGGACGCGCAGCAGCGTGCGCCAGGCCGTCCGGCGGCGACTGCCGCGGGCCAGGGCGGTGACCGGCAGCCGGGAGCCGAGGGCCAGCCGGGAAGCGTAGTGGGCGGCTTCGCCGACGGCGTCGGCCGCCTCGGCCAGCTCCCGGCACAGGGCTCCCAGCTGATCGGCGTCCGGGTCGGTGGACCCGGTGGTCGCGGAGGGCGCGGCGTCGGACATGGATTCCTCGTCGGGTCGGACGGACGGCGGGCGGGTCGGGACCGGCGCGCCGGCGGGCGTCGGCCGCTCGCCGGGCGGTACCGCTGCCCCCGGCGGCAGCACGCCGGCGGGCGGCCCGGACCGTACGGGGCGGGCCGTCTGGGATTCGGCCGGCCCGGCCCCGGGCTCGGCCGGCACCGCCGTCGTCTCCGGGGACTTCCTGCGCCTCGCCGAACTGCGGCGCGGACAGACGGTCGAGATCCCCCGCGCCGACCGGCGTACGGCCGTGTTCACCGGCATCACCCTCGCCCTGCTCTACGTCCTCGGCCCCGCCCTGGGCGCCGCCCCCACCCTGCGCCGGCTCCTCTGGCTCGGCCTGGTCGTCGCCGTCTGGGTGGTCCTCGTCGTCCTCGCGCCGAGCTTCGCCTGGTGCGCCGTGCCGCTCTTCTACACCGCCCTGCGCACCCTGCGGCCCCGCGCCGCGATCGTCCTCGTCGCGCTGCTGACGGTCTTCGTCGTCGCGGCCCAGCTCAAGCTCTCCCAGGCCGGCGCCGAGCCCTTCGACCCCAACCTCCTCCTGGCCCCGCCGGCCGTCGCCGCGCTCGCCACCGCCGTCTTCGTCCACATGGAGCGCCAGGCCACGGCCCAGCGCACCCTGATCGACGACCTGATCCGCACCCGCCGGGAACTCGCCGCCACCGAACGCCGCGCGGGCACCCTCGCCGAACGCCAGCGCCTGTCCATGGAGATCCACGACACCCTGGCCCAGCACCTGTCCAGCCAGCAGATGCTGCTCCAGGCCGCGGACCGCACCTGGGACACCGACCCGGCCACCGCACGCGCCCACGTCCGCACCGCCACCGAGATCACCGCGCGCGGCCTCGCCGAGGCCCGCCGCCTGGTCCACGACCTCGCGCCGCCCGAACTCGCCGGCGGCGGCGGCCTCGCGGACGCCCTGCGCGCGCTGGGCGCCGGCCCGGACATCGAGGTCCGCTTCCATCTGGAGGGCACGCCGGTCCCGCTGCCCGACCGTGCGGAGTCGGCGCTGCTGCGCATCGCCCAGGGCGCGCTGGCGAACGTACGGGAGCACGCGGGCGCCCGTACCGCCGCCCTCACCCTCAGTTTCCTCGGCGACCAGGTCGTCCTGGACGTCGCGGACGACGGTCACGGCTTCGCCGGTACCCGCCCCGCCTCCGGGGAACGGGGCCACGGCCTCCCCGCGATGCGCGCCCGCGTCCGCCAGCTCGGCGGCAGTCTGACCATCGAATCCACCGCGGGCGAGGGCACGGTCCTCTCGGCGTCGATCCCCCTGGAGCACACTCCATGACCACGATCCTCCTGTGCGACGACCACGTGGTGGTCCGCGCCGGCCTGCTGGCCCTGCTCGGCAGCGAGCCGGACATCGAGGTCCTCGGCGAGGCCGGCAGCGGCGAGGAGGCGGTCGCGCTCGCGGCCAAACTCCACCCCGACGTGGTCCTGATGGACCTCCAGCTCGGCGAGGGCATCGACGGCGTCGAGGCCACCCGCCGCATCACCGCCGCCCCGAACCCCCCGTACGTGCTCGTCCTGACCACCTACGACACGGACGCGGACATCACCCGCGCCATCGGCGCGGGCGCCACGGGCTACCTCCTCAAGGCCGAACGCCCCGAGGAGCTCTTCGCCGCGATCCACTCGGCGGCGCAGGGCCGCACCACGCTCTCCGCGCCGGTGGCCAGCCGCGTGATGGCCCACATGCGCGGCACCCGGCCCACCCTGACCGACCGCGAGCTCGACATCCTCGGCCAGCTGGCCCGCGGCCTCGGCAACCGCGACATCGCCCGTGCGCTGTTCATCAGCGAGGCCACGGTCAAGACCCACCTGGGCCGCATCTACGACAAGCTCGGCGTCGACACCCGTGCGGGCGCGGTCGCGGTGGCCAAGGAGCAGCGCCTCCTGTCCTGACGGTCCTGACGGTCCTGACGGTCCTGATCCGTCGGGCACATCGTCCATCCGTACGAGATCGCGGTCGTACGGCGCACCGATCCGCCGCGGACCCCGACACGGGAGGCTCGTCAGTGCCCGGACCGCCCCCGAACCGGCCCGGACGCCACCAGCCGTG harbors:
- a CDS encoding class I SAM-dependent methyltransferase codes for the protein MFTSEGPTLRELAVQALSSVERGYDLLAPKFDRTPFRTPDRMLDAVEETLAQREGSFATGLDVCCGTGAGLGMLRRLCRGRVTGVDLSAGMLAEAGLAHPEERVDLLRADARALPAGLRDSYDLAVSFGAFGHFLPAERPAVFAGVHAALRPGGVFAFPIGAPIPPSRPAWWALTGFDAAMRVRNAVRRPPFVMYYRTFPFGPVRADLRAAGFTVETVPLTPFGRRADGTPHWRLVLARKAA
- a CDS encoding NUDIX domain-containing protein; its protein translation is MPRRDYEDDPRAPKANSLVPAASAVVVDEGGRILLQRRADNGMWALPGGKMELGESVGDCAIRETFEETGVTVEIVGIVGTYTNPGHVFSYDDGEVRQEFSICLLARPTGGSLRVSDESFEVAWFAPEAVDGLPMVPSIRKRIDDWRAGRGPVVR
- a CDS encoding gluconokinase, yielding MRVMVVMGVAGTGKTTVGRLLAEELGLPYAEGDDFHPAANVAKMSAGTPLDDTDRWPWLDAIGEWMRNRAGLSGGVVAASALKRVYRDRLRAAAPGTAFVHLTGERPLIEKRMAARKGHFMPLALLDSQFATLEALQADEAGVLVDVSGSSQEVAHRALAALRQLPSGQDL
- a CDS encoding histidine kinase yields the protein MDSSSGRTDGGRVGTGAPAGVGRSPGGTAAPGGSTPAGGPDRTGRAVWDSAGPAPGSAGTAVVSGDFLRLAELRRGQTVEIPRADRRTAVFTGITLALLYVLGPALGAAPTLRRLLWLGLVVAVWVVLVVLAPSFAWCAVPLFYTALRTLRPRAAIVLVALLTVFVVAAQLKLSQAGAEPFDPNLLLAPPAVAALATAVFVHMERQATAQRTLIDDLIRTRRELAATERRAGTLAERQRLSMEIHDTLAQHLSSQQMLLQAADRTWDTDPATARAHVRTATEITARGLAEARRLVHDLAPPELAGGGGLADALRALGAGPDIEVRFHLEGTPVPLPDRAESALLRIAQGALANVREHAGARTAALTLSFLGDQVVLDVADDGHGFAGTRPASGERGHGLPAMRARVRQLGGSLTIESTAGEGTVLSASIPLEHTP
- a CDS encoding response regulator transcription factor yields the protein MTTILLCDDHVVVRAGLLALLGSEPDIEVLGEAGSGEEAVALAAKLHPDVVLMDLQLGEGIDGVEATRRITAAPNPPYVLVLTTYDTDADITRAIGAGATGYLLKAERPEELFAAIHSAAQGRTTLSAPVASRVMAHMRGTRPTLTDRELDILGQLARGLGNRDIARALFISEATVKTHLGRIYDKLGVDTRAGAVAVAKEQRLLS